One stretch of Pieris brassicae chromosome 8, ilPieBrab1.1, whole genome shotgun sequence DNA includes these proteins:
- the LOC123712978 gene encoding ribosome production factor 2 homolog yields the protein MGVMQRIKKPTTRRGKKVLLSKEPQFIEGPKQCIFIQGRKPSERARKVLKDIYDLKKPDAAYLNRKNDFVPFEDATLIEKLCYKKEAALFGVSSHSKKRPHNIILGRTFNYGVLDMIELGAEKFKSMSEFHNMKVLAGLKPCLLFNGPSWELNHDLKRLKSLFIDFFHREKVETIRLQGLEHAFSFTATDDGNIYVRSYRILLKKSGQRTPRIELEEIGPSIDFKLRRTRLASDDLLKEACRVPRELKPITKKNISRDAFGSKMGRIHMGKQDIQRLQTRKMKGLKRTAEEKKEMLLKKKKAKKEAKAQAQ from the exons atggGTGTAATGCAAAGAATCAa GAAACCGACCACTCGTAGAGGTAAAAAGGTGCTTCTTTCGAAAGAGCCTCAATTTATTGAAGGACCgaaacaatgtatttttatacaggGGCGCAAACCATCCGAAAGAGCACGAAAAGTTTTAAAGGATATATATGACTTAAAAAAACCAGACGCAGCGTATCTTAATCgtaaaaatgattttgtacCTTTTGAAGATGCAACTCTCATTgaaaa ACTATGTTACAAAAAAGAAGCTGCTCTATTTGGTGTCAGTTCTCATTCAAAGAAGCGTcctcataatataatattaggaaGAACATTTAACTATGGAGTCCTCGATATGATTGAACTTGGTGCGGAAAAGTTTAAGTCAATGTCTGAGTTTCACAACATGAAAGTGTTGGCGGGATTAAAACCGTGTCTACTATTCAATGGACCTTCTTGGGAATTAAATCACGATTTAAAAAGGCTGAAGTCACTCTTTATTGACTTCTTTCATCGGGAAAAg gTTGAAACAATTAGGTTGCAGGGCTTAGAACATGCATTCAGTTTCACAGCGACAGATGATGGTAACATCTATGTCAGGTCATACAGAATTCTGCTTAAAAAGAGTGGTCAGCGTACTCCAAGAATTGAACTGGAAGAAATAG GGCCTTCAATTGACTTCAAACTGAGAAGGACTAGATTAGCATCCGACGACTTGCTCAAGGAAGCATGCCGGGTCCCGAGAGAATTAAAACCAATTACAAAGAAGAATATTTCGCGAGATGCCTTCGGTAGCAAGATGGGACGCATTCATATGGGCAAACAAGATATACAACGGTTACAGACGAGGAAGATGAAGGGATTAAAGAGAACTGCTGAGGAAAAGAAGGAAATGTTGTTGAAAAAGAAGAAGGCTAAAAAAGAAGCTAAAGCTCAGgctcaataa